One window of Tachysurus vachellii isolate PV-2020 chromosome 21, HZAU_Pvac_v1, whole genome shotgun sequence genomic DNA carries:
- the LOC132864149 gene encoding deleted in malignant brain tumors 1 protein-like has protein sequence MEVFNILMVLQALVLCQAKMFVNQASTPCSWAVVSAGENQSLPIFTMQSLSPLATQICQAIGCGKVHKLNMSTAHGNTSCLTGCSYYNSELINCTKVYNTDCSILSEVVCDAPYITPTPHSCLWNVKSPIPKSAVILTQESMLRLSDEICQNFNCGKAFPQNGTEAALNSTCLTDCIYHNSYLRNCSTVVRNGCLILSEVICGNHKVRLSGGSHKCAGRVEVWNAGQWGTVCDDEWDKQDADVVCAQLNCGYALTVNGQDGPYTNGKGPILMDELNCTGKERSLWECPSVREGHDCGHKEDAGVVCSEYKALRLTGGLDHCSGRVEIHRNGTWGTVCEECWDKEEASMACEMLGCGRPKQYTAFEPPFKHTNNTRWYYRCFKSPTLWDCKEYDASKINLCPDLKAAGLICSHSLGLPEPTTPNVDKTMVTTIQTPTAASAVFWSPELQGCIVLSCILFIVILSNIITCCCAKRRKKAFQVHQAYSNLQTNAETEENNYRNSTHLVKVSNNDSNSAPLMPPQMWTQSSVESASYDTDYEANDSCLNRDISLSTFRNSMRNNADGRAPVMRGPNLQLVTEEDTVAAVQGHLQVPMAEFQRISATPSADSFDTSSTSSGEYYENTGHKTADLYLGNHLSDLQPGIPNVYNTQDFMNPPVTGESMDPSGGEDSPIYSPVCAEVEPFSHDTDDAGDSDDYDDVGNCLEMPLH, from the exons ATGGAGGTTTTCAACATCCTCATGGTGCTTCAGGCTCTAGTCCTCTGTCAag CTAAGATGTTCGTAAATCAGGCCTCCACTCCATGCTCCTGGGCTGTGGTCTCTGCTGGCGAAAATCAGAGTTTGCCTATTTTCACGATGCAGTCCCTGTCACCACTTGCTACTCAGATCTGTCAGGCCATCGGCTGTGGTAAAGTCCACAAGTTAAACATGAGCACTGCACATGGAAATACGAGCTGTCTCACCGGCTGCAGCTATTACAACAGCGAACTGATCAACTGTACAAAGGTTTATAATACAGACTGCAGCATTCTGTCCGAGGTTGTTTGTG ATGCTCCTTACATAACCCCAACACCTCACTCCTGCCTCTGGAATGTAAAGTCTCCAATACCTAAATCAGCAGTCATTCTTACCCAGGAGTCCATGCTCAGATTGTCTGATGAAATATGTCAGAACTTTAACTGTGGAAAAGCCTTTCCACAGAACGGCACAGAAGCAGCACTCAACAGCACTTGTCTAACTGATTGCATCTACCACAATTCCTATTTACGGAACTGTTCCACCGTAGTTAGAAATGGCTGCTTAATATTGTCTGAAGTCATCTGTG GTAACCACAAGGTCAGATTGTCAGGAGGTAGCCATAAGTGTGCTGGACGCGTGGAGGTGTGGAACGCAGGACAATGGGGCACAGTGTGTGACGATGAGTGGGATAAACAGGATGCAGATGTGGTCTGTGCTCAGCTGAACTGTGGATATGCACTTACAGTTAATGGGCAGGATGGTCCATATACCAATGGTAAAGGGCCCATTCTCATGGATGAGCTGAACTGCACAGGGAAGGAGAGGAGCCTGTGGGAATGTCCTTCAGTGAGGGAGGGTCATGACTGTGGACATAAAGAAGATGCTGGAGTGGTGTGTTCAG AATACAAGGCTCTGAGACTCACTGGTGGATTGGACCACTGTTCAGGCAGAGTGGAAATCCATCGAAACGGTACGTGGGGGACGGTGTGTGAAGAATGCTGGGACAAGGAAGAGGCATCCATGGCTTGCGAAATGTTGGGCTGTGGGAGACCAAAACAATACACAGCATTTGAGCCACCCTTCAAGCATACAAACAATACTCGTTGGTATTACCGGTGTTTCAAATCCCCAACCTTGTGGGATTGTAAAGAGTATGATGcatctaaaataaatttatgCCCAGACCTGAAGGCTGCAGGACTGATTTGTAGCC ACTCTCTTGGACTGCCTGAACCTACCACTCCAAATGTAGATAAGACCATGGTAACAACAA TACAAACCCCTACAGCGGCATCCGCAGTGTTCTGGTCTCCTGAATTACAGGGCTGCATTGTACTATCTTGCattctttttattgtaattctCTCAAATATCATCACGTGTTGCTGtgcaaaaaggagaaaaaaag CTTTTCAAGTTCATCAGGCATATTCAAATCTACAAACCAATGCAGAAACCGAAGAGAATAACTATAGAAATTCTACTCACCTTGTTAAAGTCAGCAACAATGACAGCAACTCTG CCCCATTAATGCCACCACAAATGTGGACTCAGAGTAGTGTTGAGAGTGCTTCCTATGATACAGACTATGAAGCCAATGACAGCTGCCTAAACCGTGATATATCCTTGTCCACCTTCCGCA ATTCTATGCGGAACAATGCAGATGGTCGAGCTCCTGTTATGAGGGGTCCAAATTTACAACTTGTGACTGAGGAGG ACACAGTTGCTGCAGTGCAAGGACACCTGCAAGTCCCCATGGCAGAGTTTCAGCGCATCTCTGCAACTCCTAGCG CCGACTCATTTGACACATCCAGCACCTCTTCTGGAGAATATTATGAAAATACAGGCCACAAAACAGCAGATCTGTATCTGGGGAATCACCTGAGTGACCTGCAGCCTGGAA TTCCCAACGTATACAACACTCAGGACTTCATGAACCCACCAG TGACTGGTGAGAGTATGGACCCAAGTGGTGGAGAAGATTCCCCCATTTACTCTCCTGTGTGTGCAGAGGTTGAACCCTTCTCACACGACACAGATGACGCTGGTGACAGTGATGACTATGATGATGTTGGTAACTGCTTAGAGATGCCGCTGCATTGA